The following coding sequences are from one Microbacterium sp. SSM24 window:
- a CDS encoding DUF3145 domain-containing protein, which translates to MATPQARGVIYIHSAPRALCPHLEWAVGRALGRAVSFDWADQPVLHGARRTEHYWEGPAGTGAALATAIRGWEHLRFEVSEDPTPRSDGGRWLHTPGLGIHYAQTDTAGNVVIGEDRVRYAMEVAAGNMLELHRELQVALGAAWDEELEPFRHASDDAPVVWLHKVG; encoded by the coding sequence ATGGCGACACCACAGGCGCGTGGAGTGATCTACATTCACTCTGCGCCACGCGCGTTGTGCCCCCACCTGGAGTGGGCTGTCGGCCGAGCCCTGGGGCGGGCGGTGAGCTTCGACTGGGCGGACCAGCCGGTCCTCCACGGTGCACGCCGTACGGAGCACTACTGGGAGGGTCCGGCCGGCACCGGTGCAGCGCTGGCGACCGCGATCCGCGGCTGGGAGCACCTGCGCTTCGAGGTGAGCGAGGATCCGACACCGCGCAGTGACGGCGGCCGCTGGCTCCACACGCCGGGGCTCGGGATCCACTACGCGCAGACCGACACGGCGGGCAACGTCGTGATCGGCGAAGACCGCGTCCGGTACGCGATGGAGGTCGCCGCCGGCAACATGCTCGAACTGCACCGCGAGCTGCAGGTCGCGCTCGGCGCCGCGTGGGACGAAGAGCTCGAGCCCTTCCGCCACGCGAGCGACGACGCGCCCGTGGTGTGGCTGCACAAGGTCGGCTGA